aaataaattgatgagactttctttatattgtacaaaagttgggtgatgatatttgtttttttatttgaggtttAGTTGAATTTccttattaaagcatgtttgtttttacgtttcaaaaatgttttcaaaaaaaaattgaatttcttttttcctttattcaaattaatagttttttgatgtttttgtattattttgatgtgatgatataaaaaatcaacttttaaaaataaaaaaaatgttatctcaatatttgttttaaaaaataatcgttatGTAATAATTTAGCATATTAGCCCACGCTCTGTAGTGGATcagtaaccaaaaaaaaataataataaaaatgcttGAATTGGATTAAAAGTATGGAATATATTTGCATTGtcaccattttcaaataaagtattttctacAGTAGCAAAATTAATAGCACATAGCAGAGCAGCGCTCAATACACTAACAACtaatttcttttccttatttgttttttgcttaagatattttgatgataattttttttttcattttaggttggcttgaatttctttattaaatcatgtttgtttttgcattttgaaaatgcttttaaaaatattcaaattcaatttttattttatttttttctttacttcaaattatttttttttcaaatttttttagaaatcttGATGAGTTTTTAATCCATGAGGAGATACAATCAAGCATactattgaatgtttttttttatttgagtggaAAATTAGCGATTTAATGACATTTTGTATTGGAGTTTAAGGAATTTGGGTTTGGTTAGATTCAATTGTGATTTTATAATGGAGTTTATGGTGGTTAAAAAGAGGGGTAGAGGTAGACTGAAAAGACAAAAGTTAACTGAGGAGGAGAGTGAAGATAAGAAATTGGATCCTATTGCTTAACATGACTCGATGGAGTGGGGTCTAGCTGTCATCATGATTTAAAAGAGTTGAGTCTATTTGTCTAGTAGAACATAATAGTGTTTGATCCTGGAGCTAGTAAGACCCAATAAGACCCAATAGAATTGAGGCTTGCTATCACTAAGACTCAATAGCTTTAAGTCCGATTGTCATGTAGGATCCATTAGCGTTGGGTCCTGATACTCAATAAAACCCATTAGCTTTAGATCCTTCCTCTAGTCGACCCAATTAGCATTGGAGTCAGGTGTTCAGCCAAACTCAATAAACCCCAATGCTATTGGGTTTGGCTTGGCTGCCAAACTTTAATTCTCTTAGGTTCGTTTTTATAGCTAGAACCAAATTGCGGAGCAATGGCCAAATATGCTAGTATAATTTAGAGTTGAGctagattttgttttctaaaaaataatatatcaaatcactagataaaattttaatcaaaacccAGACCTGAGCCTGGTAAGAGACCTGCAATCCAGATGAGGAATACCGCAGAGACGACGGAAGAGGAGGAACCCGGGCCACAAGGGCTCATGCATCTGGCCCATTCAAAAAGGGGTAGTTCTTGTGATCTCGGCATCGAACATGAACCCTTTCAGACAATGAGTTAACCCTTTTGATGGGGTCAGAGTCAGCTTCATGCAGATTTGACCAAGAAACAGCCTCCCCCACACGTCAgaaagatgaaaaacaaatcccaCATACCATATGACATCACCCTGGTTGATCATGGAGAGTCACTTTCGTTCCTTCTTCCTCGATCATATCATAATGATATTTCCAatctagatatatttttaattttttttagatattttaaattaatatatttttaatatttttaaaatattttaataggctaatatttaaaataatttttaatatattttttaaataataatttttttttaaaaataactcacattctcaaacactttctaaatcaagaaaataatttttttaataaaattaaattaaattaacttattctttatttttttaaattcacgttgatccaaaatttaaattctaaattgaTTGGATCTCGTTTAATatctattaaatataaaataaaacaaattatttaatttagttcaaaTTTCACtacacacaaaacaaaaacaagataattatTCATCATATCCACTCTGATCTAATCCAATTCAATCATTATTGTCtaacataataaaaacttaCTCATTATAAGGAAATAACGGTATTTCAAGCAAATTTCATTTTGTGAAAAGTCTTTTCACCGATAAAAGATATTAAcgaaccaaaaaataaaaaataaaaaataaaaaagcaccaAAGATTCCATGGCTGCATCCAAAGCAAAACCCATTTCTCCAAAAAGAACAACCGTCCAAAATTTCCCACTTCTTGGTAAATGGTAAAGCAGCTCCAAAAGTCCCACCTCCATTGACTTTTCATGAAGTAATACATCTCCGCTGATTTTTCCATTCATGTTGACAGTTTTGCCCCTCATGACATCCCCTTCTCCACAAAGGAAGTAATCCAAGGAGGCCCACCCTTCCTCTCTTTAACATACCATTTTACCCCTATACTCTTCACAAAAGACGATTAGAGAATGCTTTTACTTCTTCTAAATGGTCAACTCTACCCCTGCTGACCTTCCCAAAATCTCGCAAGAGGCAGGAACCCGCCTCCAGCTTTCCATTAGAATGACTGTCTTACCCCTGACAACCTTCCCAGAAACCCCATAGGCAGCAGCTCCCAGGAGAAAGTGGATGTGGTCTTGACCGACCTTCCTCCCTTCCTTGATGATCTGTCCCTTAGCTGTCTTCCATGGCCTCTCCTTCTTGGAAAATCCAACTCCCAACTCCCTATCTATATAAACCAAACCCGCGAGCCTAAACATCCCAACTCTCAAACCGCAAGCCAAGTTTCAATCTCCCTCGCTCTCTCAACAACTTCTCTTCTCCACAGAAAAAAAATGGCATCTTCACAAAGCCAAAACTCAAACTTTCAAGATTTCTTGCCTCTTATGGCCAACAAGCTAGGTGGTGATGGTCTTATTGGAGAACTATGCAACGGCTTCAATCTCTTGATGGATGGTGAAAAGGGTGTCATCACTTTTGATAGTCTTAAAAAGAACTCAGCTTTATTGGGTTTGCAAGATTTGAGTGATGATGATTTTAAGGAGTATGTTGAAAGAAGGCGATTTTGATGGTGATGAAGCACTTAATCAGATGgagttttgtgttttgatgttcAGATTGAGTCCTGAGTTGATGGAAGAGTCTCAGTTTTTGTTAGAGGAAGCTCTTCTACAGGAGTTCAATGATTCTtgctaatctttttttaataataataataattattattttgacatttGTTTCCCATTTCGTGGGCTTTTCctgtctttcatttttttagctGTAATGACTTGTATTATTGGAATATAGTGAATGAAAAAGAATGTAGTGAATGAAGGATTAGAAATTGAAACAACTTCGCATTTTAACCTCAGTCTTATTATCTCTTCATCCTTTAATTTCTGTTTTGATGCTTCAAGATGACATGATCTAATTATATATCAGGGATTAAGATATGTTTGTGGTTAGTTTTGATTTAAAGATATAGTATTTGGCTGATCCGGCAACTCCTGTATGTGTACTCTCTGCtgttgttttccattcaaaCCAGGAGCAGAGGTGTGCTTTGTTCTTGCTCTCATATGGATTACTGTGGCCTCTATAATCCAGAGAGTACATAATTAGTGATATTGGCAAGCATGAGAGAGTCATGGTCTATAGCTGCAGATTGCATACTCTGTCTAAGGTCCTTGATTGACTTGTAAGTGCTTCCTAGAATGTTCAGCAAAAAACTTCTGAAGACACAGTGGAAACATCAAGAACAGATGGTTCATGTTAATGGAAACACAGCATTTTCTGTTAGATAGGAACATTCCAGTGCAGCATCTGATCCCAGCTTAGACGTTAGAAGAGGTGGGGATGTTGTAGTCCCCTGTAGATTTGGTTTTGATAGGTCAGGGAATGGAAACTGCTTTCCTTGACACTCTAAATAAGCTAAGCATATTATTTATGGGGTTTAAGAAGGGTGGCAAGCAAACTTAAGTGACTTAAAGATTAGATGACAGAAAGAGTTACGAGCTTTGAGGATCTCAATCACATTATCCACAACTGTGGGAGGGTAAGGAGGTACTGCCTGTTGGCTAGTTTTATTACATAAAGCAGTAATGAGGCATGCAGTTCTCTTTGTGGCCGGGGAAGCacctgtttgtttgttttttgatgaATGGATTTTCAtttgtcaataaaaataatcttaatacATTGCCTCCTCCAATATAGATAGAATTAACTTTACTGGTCTAGCATCCTGTTCTGGAATAgagaacagaaaaaacaaatgtcagTGTTGTGACCCATGCTAGATTGCACTTGTCTGATCACAGCATTTCTACTTCAATCGATCAATTGTCAAGTGATGATAATCTACCGTGCCTCTAACAATGTCAAACTTATTTCATTTGAAGAGCCAGCTTCCATCTGATTTGATGAACCTTCGTGTTCGAGTGGATTCTTTCCCATGAAAAATCCAGGTTGTTTAGGCTGAGGCAATGGATTTTCATTGCATAATATCTGAACCACAGTTGGCATGTTTGGCCTATCTTCTGGTCGTTGTTGCACACACAGTAAAGCCACATGAATGCATCTTAACACTTCAGATGTATTGCTCAAGTAACCTAAACATTCATCAATCAGTTCCGATGGTGTTCCTTTTATCCAAAGTATCCACGCCTAGGAAAAACAGGGCAATATGTCAGCAGATTGGCTACTCTAATTTGCCAGTTGGTTTGCTTGTCATGTGACAGGTCACAACAGCAAAATCACTGTAACATTTCTGAAGCCCCAAATAAACCAATATGTATTTTGTTGGGTAAACTAAAGAAAGCATCCTCGCTGTACTAATTATTATTCTCAGCAATGCCATTTTAATTGCCTGAAAGGAAACTGCACAATTTAACATCACCTCTCAGTTCATCAAGACTTTGCATTAACATTTTTGTGTAAATTCTTACATGCCCGAGGAGGTTAAGGTTTCGATCCGGGTGACGAAATCCCCTATTTTTCTTTCCACTCACTATCTCCAGGATGAGGACACCAAAGCTAAAGACGTCGGTTTTCACAGAGAAGTGTCCATTCGACGCATACTCAGGAGACATATAGCCACTGAAAATGTTGGCAACAAGAAATATTCTCAAAAAATGCAAATGAAGATTAGCAAGGAAAGATTAAGGATACTTACTATGTTCCAATCACCCTATGAGTATTGGCCTCTGTTTCATCTCCACGAAACATTCTGGCAAGGCCAAAGTCCGAAATTTTTGGATTGAGCTCATTATCCAGTAAAATGTTGCTGGCTTTGATATCTCTATGAATTACTCTCAGTCTAGAGTCTTGATGGAGATAAAGCAGCCCTCGAGCAATTCCACCAATAATGTTCATACGCTTCGTCCAATCCAgtaattttcttcttgtttgctCTGATCAATTTTTCATTCATGTTAGTCTGATTAACAACTCGATTCGTAACagaagtaaaaatataattgataacTTCTAGAGCTAAAATGCTGTTGATTTGGACAGGTTCTCACCGAAAATGAAGAAGTCCAAACTTTTATTGGGCATGTATTCATAGATTAACATATTTTCATCTTCTTGAATGCAGTAACCAAGAAGCTTTACGAGATTGCGATGCTGAAGTTTAGCAATGAatttaacttcattttttaacTCGTCCATCCCTTGAACAGAACTCTTTGAAAGCCTTTTCACCGCTATTTCTTGTCCTTCTACCAATATGCCCTGAGTCATGATTCCAGCAGTTCAGTTAGTTTCATAAACGAAGATGATACATATAGGTTAGTTGGAGATTCTTTTGTTACCTTATATACAGGTCCAAAACCACCTTCTCCCAACTTGTTGCTGCTTGAAAAGTTATCAGTGGCATGAGCTATGGTACTCAAATCAACTATTGGTAATTCTATGTCCTCTTTTCTTACTTCTTCAAGTCTATCATTCTTCCCAAGATTCCTCCTCCGCCTGCAGAACATCATTCCTGCCAATAGCATGCCCATGCCCAACGCAGCGGCGCTGGCAATTATTCCTGCTTTCAACTTCGTACTCAAGCTCCTTTTCTTCGCATTTGCACCTGAACAATAAAGAATAATTAGAAGCAACTGGACCTATTCCCTAGTTCAAGACTTCCTTCGCAACTGAAACTTgaataaaatcttgaaattctttttatttagagtAGAAGGAAacggaagaagaagaggaagtttataataatttagtgTTGAGGAAGTGGACAAAGCAGCAGAGTCAAGATTTCCTAGTTTCCATGCTACATTGACTTTTCCCTTTCCAGGCTTTTTGAAGTGAAGAGGAACATgaataattcttcaatttctatcCATGCTGTTCATCTAGATAGGAGCGAATTAAATCAATAACTAGTTGCATAATTGGAAGGCATACCTAATTCCGAAGCAGCCACCCGAACATAGACGTCTTGTCCATCCCCAGATGACCTTCTCATATCAATCAGGTCACCAAACCAAATCAGGCAGCCACTTCCACCTGCCCTGAAATCTAAATTTGTATAAGCAGTGCAAGAGCAGTTCTTCAGACACAATCTCTCACATTCCTTGAGGTCAATGGTCTTGTCAAACCAGGAAGAAGATGTGTCTGGCAGTTTATTTGCCGTATACTTGAGAAAGCCATCTATATCACTACAATTCAATGGAGTCCTCCGGTGACACCCACTTTTCCAATCTGAAAAATTCCAATCTACTGGAGACATAGGCGTGAATCCATCCAAGCATACACATATAGGAGTTCTAGTTATCTCACAGCGACTGTTGGGACCACAGAACGCATACTCTTCACACTGATCGTGCTGGCCATTTTCAACAATCACCCAGTCCTGAGCTCTGTCATTCCATGCGAGGCTCTGAGAAAGGCCCAATGGACTTAGTGTAAGCTTTGAAGAAACTGAACTTTGAATCCTATACTCGAAATAAACCTCTTGGTTGTTGAGCACAAATTCATTTGTGGAAATTTGATTGGGTATCGGTCTAGGATTTGATGTAAATTTTATGCCAGTCCATGGCCCCCCTCTAAACACTGTTCTATTCCCTTTCTTCAAAAGTAGCTGTGGATACCCGTGAGGATCGATACCAAACGTAAACTCACCTCGAGCAGGATCTTCTGGGCTCTTCCAAGATGACAGAAACCTGTCAATCCGTGTTACAAAGTTGACTCCCATTCTCATTCCAGGTAGTAAGGTATCGCAAGGATGATCAAAACTCTGCCACAAAAAGTTTGCAGGGTTATAATCATTTCCTTCTCTCACAACAAAATTTCCAGAATCCAAGAGCTGCGCAACCGGATTCTGCGTTGTTCTTGATGCACTTGAATTTGATGACCGAACAATATGGTTTGTGCTATTGAGAAGGATTAGAATCCCTTGGGTGGTGATGTTCAGAACTCCCATATCATCAGAAAGTGAATTTTCTCTATTGGCAACCCATAAAACTGTCTGAGGAGACTTGTCGTGCCATAATCCCAAGTATCTGCTTGTTGAACCTTGAGGGCTGAAAAATCCTAGCTCAAAGCTTCCGCTTGAAGAAACCAGAGTCTCACCATCTCTCAAGGATTGGCCTGGGTTGATGATTTCCAGTGCGGTGGAAGTGGTTaagatggagatgaagaaagaTCTCACGAAGAACACTCCCattcttgaatttgtttatgGACAATGTGTTCTGTAACGTTCtgacataaataattaaacctTCAACACATTGTTTTCACTGATGTTGTAAGGATACGGCGTTTCGCCAATTCGCCTTCCCAAATGTCAGAGTCCCATCAATTTTAGTTAGgcaaaaaaacttaattgacCGATTATGATGAAGGTGACCAACGTGTCACTTGTTCTTTGATCTGAAAACTTGAAGGACATGGAAGACATAAGACTTGAGAGCTTTCAGCCTGCCAAGGAATTTTCCAGTCCAAATATTTGACTAATTAAACCATTTCTAAATTGGTATATCTTCGGAACattttgtctatttttatttatttatttaaatgtacTTGAAAAGTATTTAAtaggaagatattttttttataaaatttcctCCATAAAcactataaatgttttttataataagtaaTATTCTATcagttattttctaaatttatattaataataaataaataaataaataaaactcatgactagcaaaaattataagaattttttctaattatatctatttttttttaaaataaactcaaaaacataattaataaaataccaTTAATTATTTCCCGATCACTGTAAAAATTCACTCTGTCTTCATCTAGTTTGAAAAGGGTACTACTTTtaatctcttttatatatatatatatatatatatatatatatatgctttcttcttttatttgattattttttattcttggaaaTTCTGGCTTTCTGTCTAACTTTTTCTTACTTtcgtatataaataaaaggttGATTTTGTCCAAAGTTTActagtttgatattttataagatATTGACTTTGACAtcgaagaattaaaaaattccCTCACTTGGGATTGTTTTTCTTGTAggtattcaaaattattttagtggATTAGGAGTTCTTTAAATTGAGAAGAAATCCAAATATTTAACGtataaattagttattatatcaaatacaaaataatcttttattttatgttcttgaattttcaaaCATCATGACTaagtgttttttgaaataattttaagatgtttAAATGTAAAATCGATGTATAAAATGGACGTGGTTGGTTAAAATAACAGCCCTCCTAGTTTATGATGATACTTTGATCACCATAAAATTAGGGAAGAAAGGGACTCTAATGATGCATCATTTTCCTtccttcccccccccccttatatatatatatatatatatatatatatatatatatatatatatattaatttttcaatatcatttttttctcaataattaaTGTTGCTTTTCGGTTTTTTCATACgacat
This genomic interval from Populus alba chromosome 1, ASM523922v2, whole genome shotgun sequence contains the following:
- the LOC118042403 gene encoding calcium-binding protein KRP1-like encodes the protein MASSQSQNSNFQDFLPLMANKLGGDGLIGELCNGFNLLMDGEKGVITFDSLKKNSALLGLQDLSDDDFKELSPELMEESQFLLEEALLQEFNDSC
- the LOC118042398 gene encoding G-type lectin S-receptor-like serine/threonine-protein kinase At4g27290: MGVFFVRSFFISILTTSTALEIINPGQSLRDGETLVSSSGSFELGFFSPQGSTSRYLGLWHDKSPQTVLWVANRENSLSDDMGVLNITTQGILILLNSTNHIVRSSNSSASRTTQNPVAQLLDSGNFVVREGNDYNPANFLWQSFDHPCDTLLPGMRMGVNFVTRIDRFLSSWKSPEDPARGEFTFGIDPHGYPQLLLKKGNRTVFRGGPWTGIKFTSNPRPIPNQISTNEFVLNNQEVYFEYRIQSSVSSKLTLSPLGLSQSLAWNDRAQDWVIVENGQHDQCEEYAFCGPNSRCEITRTPICVCLDGFTPMSPVDWNFSDWKSGCHRRTPLNCSDIDGFLKYTANKLPDTSSSWFDKTIDLKECERLCLKNCSCTAYTNLDFRAGGSGCLIWFGDLIDMRRSSGDGQDVYVRVAASELGANAKKRSLSTKLKAGIIASAAALGMGMLLAGMMFCRRRRNLGKNDRLEEVRKEDIELPIVDLSTIAHATDNFSSSNKLGEGGFGPVYKGILVEGQEIAVKRLSKSSVQGMDELKNEVKFIAKLQHRNLVKLLGYCIQEDENMLIYEYMPNKSLDFFIFEQTRRKLLDWTKRMNIIGGIARGLLYLHQDSRLRVIHRDIKASNILLDNELNPKISDFGLARMFRGDETEANTHRVIGTYGYMSPEYASNGHFSVKTDVFSFGVLILEIVSGKKNRGFRHPDRNLNLLGHAWILWIKGTPSELIDECLGYLSNTSEVLRCIHVALLCVQQRPEDRPNMPTVVQILCNENPLPQPKQPGFFMGKNPLEHEGSSNQMEAGSSNEISLTLLEAR